A region of bacterium DNA encodes the following proteins:
- a CDS encoding amidohydrolase, whose product MKTRFWWFFVFGSCCMLACQSPQKKAEVIYTNASIWTGVPNAPRAQAMAIGNGEILAVGSAEEITAWRGATTRVVDLAGKFVVPGFVDNHTHFMSGGFQLASVDLRGAQSPEEFAQRLAAFAQKLPAGRWITGGDWDHETWGGELPRRDWIDKFTPDHPVFVNRLDGHMALANSKALALAGIDRHTPDPEGGTIVREAKTGEPTGILKDEAMSPVYRVIPAPTAAEHDEALARAMAHAAALGVTQVHDMGSYGWTDLETYRRAHANGALSLRIYSFVPLATWPRLAEFVQANGRGEAWLRWGGLKGFVDGSLGSTTAWFYQPYNDAPATSGLLTTDTTALRRWILAADSAGLQVAVHAIGDQANDWLLDVYAQALAQNGSRDRRFRIEHAQHLTRAAIPRFAELGVIPSMQPYHAIDDGRWAEKRIGPERIKTTYAFRSLLDSNAPLTFGSDWTVAPISPLWGIYAAVTRRTLDGAHPDGWVPEEEISVEEALRCYTAGNAYAGFQENAAGILAAKRLADFVVLSEDLLALDPVRIPEVEVLRTVVGGRESFVKQ is encoded by the coding sequence ATGAAAACGCGTTTCTGGTGGTTTTTTGTCTTTGGGAGTTGTTGCATGCTGGCCTGCCAATCTCCGCAAAAAAAAGCCGAAGTCATCTATACCAACGCTTCCATCTGGACCGGCGTGCCGAATGCGCCGCGCGCACAGGCGATGGCGATCGGCAACGGAGAGATTCTGGCGGTGGGTTCTGCCGAGGAAATCACGGCGTGGCGCGGCGCGACCACCCGTGTTGTCGATCTCGCTGGCAAATTCGTGGTGCCCGGTTTCGTTGACAATCACACTCATTTCATGAGCGGCGGTTTTCAGCTTGCCAGCGTGGATTTGCGCGGCGCCCAGTCCCCGGAGGAATTCGCGCAGCGCCTGGCCGCGTTTGCGCAGAAGCTGCCCGCCGGCCGCTGGATCACCGGCGGCGATTGGGATCACGAAACCTGGGGCGGTGAGTTGCCGCGGCGTGACTGGATCGACAAGTTTACGCCGGATCATCCTGTGTTCGTCAATCGTCTCGACGGCCACATGGCGCTCGCCAATTCCAAGGCCCTGGCCCTGGCCGGCATCGATCGTCACACGCCTGATCCGGAGGGCGGCACGATCGTGCGCGAGGCCAAGACCGGCGAGCCAACCGGCATTCTCAAAGACGAGGCCATGTCACCGGTGTACCGCGTCATTCCCGCGCCCACGGCCGCAGAGCATGATGAAGCACTGGCGCGCGCCATGGCGCATGCGGCTGCGCTGGGTGTCACGCAAGTGCATGACATGGGCAGTTACGGCTGGACGGATCTCGAAACCTACCGTCGCGCACACGCCAACGGCGCGCTCTCGCTGCGCATCTACTCCTTCGTGCCGCTCGCCACCTGGCCGCGCCTGGCGGAGTTTGTGCAAGCGAATGGCCGCGGTGAGGCCTGGTTGCGTTGGGGGGGACTCAAGGGTTTTGTCGATGGTTCGTTAGGCTCGACCACGGCCTGGTTCTACCAACCCTATAACGACGCGCCCGCAACTTCCGGATTGTTGACCACCGACACGACGGCGCTGCGGCGCTGGATTCTCGCGGCTGATTCCGCCGGCCTACAGGTGGCCGTGCATGCCATCGGCGATCAGGCGAATGATTGGCTGCTCGATGTCTATGCGCAAGCCCTGGCGCAAAACGGCAGCCGCGACCGGCGCTTTCGCATCGAGCATGCGCAACATTTGACGCGCGCCGCGATTCCCCGCTTTGCCGAGTTGGGCGTCATCCCCTCGATGCAACCCTATCACGCGATTGATGACGGCCGCTGGGCGGAAAAACGTATCGGCCCGGAGCGCATCAAAACGACTTATGCGTTTCGTTCTCTACTCGATTCGAATGCGCCGCTTACCTTTGGATCGGACTGGACGGTCGCGCCGATTTCGCCGTTGTGGGGCATCTATGCCGCGGTGACGCGCCGCACGCTCGACGGCGCGCATCCCGACGGCTGGGTGCCCGAGGAAGAAATTTCAGTGGAAGAGGCGCTGCGCTGCTACACCGCTGGAAATGCCTATGCCGGCTTTCAAGAGAATGCCGCGGGTATTCTGGCGGCCAAGCGCCTGGCGGATTTTGTCGTGCTCTCCGAAGACCTGCTGGCCCTCGATCCGGTGCGCATTCCCGAAGTGGAAGTCTTGCGCACGGTCGTGGGCGGCCGCGAGAGTTTTGTGAAGCAGTGA